One genomic window of Aptenodytes patagonicus chromosome 3, bAptPat1.pri.cur, whole genome shotgun sequence includes the following:
- the NEK2 gene encoding serine/threonine-protein kinase Nek2, which produces MPGRPDDYEVLLTIGAGSYGKCRKVRRKADGKILVWKELDYGSMTEGEKQMLVSEVNLLRELRHPNIVRYYDRIIDRSSTTLYIVMEYCDGGDLASLIARHYLEESFVLRVLTQLTLALKECHRRSDGGVAVHRDLKPANVFLDGKQNVKLGDFGLARILHHDTSFAKTFVGTPYYMSPEQMNHMSYNEKSDIWSLGCLLYELCALSPPFRAYNQKELAEKIREGKFRRIPYRYSEQLNELLKEMLNVKDYCRPSVEDILQHPLIADLVTEEQRQNSDKRGRRSWEPERLQHSDAVVNELKRKEQQLQEREQAIKEREQRLEQRERELCVRERLAEDKLARAENLMRNYNLYKQQRTLACADGPDNTLPLLFSTTKKKVHFDGSEENAVPPINLENYPLSKGKCFDLKKRLYAANLRAQALSELEKNYQLKSRQILGMR; this is translated from the exons ATGCCCGGCCGCCCCGACGACTACGAGGTGCTGCTCACCATCGGCGCCGGTTCCTACGGCAAGTGCCGCAAGGTGCGCCGCAAGGCCGACGGCAAG atCTTGGTATGGAAGGAGCTGGACTACGGCTCGAtgacagagggagagaaacaaatgCTTGTTTCGGAAGTGAATTTGCTTCGCGAGCTGAGACATCCGAACATTGTCCGGTATTACGATCGGATCATCGACAGAAGCAGCACAACCCTCTACATCGTGATGGAGTACTGTGACGGGGGTGACCTGGCTAGCTTAATTGCAAG GCATTACTTGGAAGAAAGCTTTGTTCTCCGAGTATTGACTCAATTGACATTGGCCTTGAAGGAGTGTCACAGACGGAGTGATGGTGGAGTCGCTGTGCATCGTGACCTAAAACCAGCAAATGTCTTTCTAGATGGCAAGCAGAATGTGAAACTTGGAGATTTTGGACTGGCTAGAATATTGCACCATGACACCAGCTTTGCCAAAACATTTGTTGGAACTCCATATTACATGTCTCCA GAACAAATGAACCACATGTCATACAATGAAAAATCTGACATCTGGTCTCTAGGATGTCTCCTGTATGAATTATGTGCTCTCTC GCCTCCATTTAGAGCTTACAACCAAAAGGAGTTGGCAGaaaagataagggaagggaagttcagacGAATACCATATCGTTACTCAGAGCAGTTGAATGAACTTCTCAAAGAGATGCTGAATGTAAAG GATTATTGCCGACCTTCTGTTGAAGATATTCTGCAGCACCCCTTGATAGCAGACTTGGTGACAGAAGAACAAAGACAAAATTCTGATAAAAGAGGCCGGAGATCATGGGAGCCAGAAAGGCTGCAGCATTCGGATGCTGTAGTGAATGAACTGAAACGGAAGGAACAACAATTACAGGAGCGAGAACAAGCCATTAAAGAGAGAGAGCAACGTTTGGAGC AGAGAGAACGGGAACTCTGTGTTCGAGAGAGACTGGCAGAGGACAAACTTGCTAG agctgaaaacttGATGAGGAACTACAATCTCTACAAACAGCAGAGGACATTAGCTTGTGCAGATGGTCCAG ATAACACACTCCCGCTCCTCTTTTCTACAACCAAGAAGAAAGTACACTTTGATGGAAGTGAAGAGAATGCTGTGCCTCCTATTAATTTGGAAAACTATCCTCTTTCCAAAGGGAAATGCTTTGATCTCAAAAAACGTCTATATGCTGCAAATCTACGGGCTCAAGCACTgtctgaactggaaaaaaactATCAACTAAAGAGCAGGCAAATCTTGGGCATGCGCTGA